DNA sequence from the bacterium genome:
AATTCTGCATACGGGGTCTGCAGAAATCCTTGGAATACTTCTACTATACCGGGCGGTTCTTCGGGTGGTTCGGCGGCTTGCGTGGCAGCCGATTTTGCAATTATGTCATTGGGATCGGATACAGGCGGTTCTATTCGTCAGCCTGCAAGTATGTGCGGGGTTGTTGGATTAAAACCCACTTATGGCAGAGTGTCGCGTTCGGGGCTTGTGGCATTTGCATCTTCCCTAGACCAGATTGGCACATTCACAAAAGATGTTGAAGATACTGCAATTCTTCTGAATATAATAGCAGGTCATGACCCGATGGATTCCACTTCTGTTGAAAAAGAAGTTCCAAATTACACCGAATACTTAAAAAATGACGCTAAAAAATTAAAGCTCGGAATTCCTAAAGAATATTTTGTAAACCCCGCCCCTCGTGTTAAAGGACGGGGTTTTACGAGGGGCGGGGTGAAAGGGATGGATAAAGAAGTCGAAGAAGCAATTTTAAACGCTATAGAAGTTTTTAAAAAACTTGGAGCCGAAATCGTAGAGGTTTCCTTACCTCATACGCAATATGCAGTTGCGGCATATTACATTATTGCTCCTGCAGAAGCCAGTTCCAACCTTGCCAGATATGATGGAGTACACTATGGATACAGAAGACAGAAGACAGAAGACAGAAGACAGAACACAGAGGACAGAAAAATTAGCAGTATTGTCGATATGTATGAGAAGACGCGTGATGAAGGTTTCGGCGAAGAGGTAAAAAGAAGAATAATGCTCGGCACTTATGCTCTATCTTCAGGTTATTATGAAGCTTATTATCTGAAGGCGCTGAAAGTTAGAACATTAATAAAAAACGATTTTAGCGAAGCATTCAAGAAATGCGATGTAATTG
Encoded proteins:
- the gatA gene encoding Asp-tRNA(Asn)/Glu-tRNA(Gln) amidotransferase subunit GatA, with translation MELYKLTAHELNKLLVEKQISCVEITTSIYDRIEKLDKNINSYITLTKELALQKAEEVDKKISKGEKIGSLSGIPIAIKDVISTRDIRTTCGSKILSNYTPIYDATVIEKFKKEDVIILGKTNMDEFAMGSSTENSAYGVCRNPWNTSTIPGGSSGGSAACVAADFAIMSLGSDTGGSIRQPASMCGVVGLKPTYGRVSRSGLVAFASSLDQIGTFTKDVEDTAILLNIIAGHDPMDSTSVEKEVPNYTEYLKNDAKKLKLGIPKEYFVNPAPRVKGRGFTRGGVKGMDKEVEEAILNAIEVFKKLGAEIVEVSLPHTQYAVAAYYIIAPAEASSNLARYDGVHYGYRRQKTEDRRQNTEDRKISSIVDMYEKTRDEGFGEEVKRRIMLGTYALSSGYYEAYYLKALKVRTLIKNDFSEAFKKCDVIVTPVAPTPAFKIGEKVSDPLQMYLSDIFTIPVNLAGLPAISIPCGFSKDGLPIGLQIIGKPFDECKILQTAYTFEQNTEYHLKKPQCKM